One Manihot esculenta cultivar AM560-2 chromosome 18, M.esculenta_v8, whole genome shotgun sequence genomic window carries:
- the LOC110606396 gene encoding LOB domain-containing protein 38, producing the protein MSCNGCRVLRKGCSETCILRSCLHWISSPEAQGNATLFLAKFFGRSDLMSLISAVPESQRPALFQSLLFEACGRTVNPVNGAVGLLWSGNWHVCQAAVETVLSGGTLRPIPGILTGFIAPNYDESSDSFSAEACKLRNMWTQSKPYGPIARENQASDLNLSLTSKLVAAGRTGREKRGRDAMSFYTEESSETTTFESNGSDSKKLLNLFV; encoded by the exons ATGAGCTGCAATGGATGCCGAGTTCTGCGCAAGGGTTGCAGCGAGACTTGTATTCTGAGGTCGTGCCTCCACTGGATCAGTTCCCCCGAAGCACAAGGCAACGCTACTTTATTTCTCGCCAAATTCTTCGGCCGCAGTGATCTCATGTCTCTCATCTCCGCTGTTCCAGAATCCCAACGGCCAG CTTTGTTTCAATCGCTGCTGTTTGAGGCTTGCGGGCGTACGGTGAATCCGGTAAACGGAGCGGTGGGACTGTTGTGGAGCGGCAACTGGCACGTATGCCAGGCGGCGGTGGAGACAGTTCTCTCTGGCGGAACACTTCGTCCGATACCGGGAATTCTCACAGGATTCATCGCGCCAAATTACGATGAGTCATCTGATAGTTTCTCTGCGGAGGCATGCAAGTTGCGAAACATGTGGACCCAATCAAAGCCGTATGGTCCAATCGCTAGGGAGAATCAAGCGTCGGATCTCAATCTTTCTCTCACGTCAAAGCTTGTGGCGGCAGGTAGAActggaagagagaagagaggcAGAGATGCGATGTCGTTTTATACAGAAGAATCATCAGAGACAACGACTTTTGAGAGCAATGGTAGCGATAGTAAGAAACTCTTAAATCTGTTCGTTTGA
- the LOC110607083 gene encoding zinc finger protein ZAT10 — translation MALEALNSPTTATPPFQFDDSSNLQHLPEPWVKRKRSKRPHHQPTEEEYLALCLVMLARGTTASSSASALSHRHPSPTPSPQLRTSTNLEEHKSSYTCSVCNKSFSSYQALGGHKASHRKLAGGDDQSTSTTTTSSATAAVSNGSGKTHECSICHKCFPTGQALGGHKRCHYDGGADKSGVTSTSEGVGSTNSHSLNQSHRGFDLNLPALPEFAADFFVSGGDDEVMSPLPAKKPRLLLAPKIEIAQTQ, via the coding sequence ATGGCACTAGAAGCACTCAACTCTCCAACTACAGCAACCCCACCTTTCCAATTCGATGATTCCAGCAATCTTCAGCATCTTCCTGAGCCATGGGTCAAGCGCAAGCGCTCCAAGCGTCCTCACCACCAACCCACCGAGGAAGAGTATCTCGCTCTCTGCCTCGTTATGCTTGCTCGGGGCACCACTGCTTCATCCTCTGCCTCCGCTCTCTCACACCGCCACCCCTCCCCTACTCCATCTCCTCAGCTTCGGACTTCCACAAATTTAGAAGAGCATAAATCGAGCTATACGTGCAGTGTGTGTAACAAGTCCTTTTCTTCTTACCAAGCTTTAGGTGGACACAAGGCAAGTCACAGGAAACTCGCAGGAGGCGATGACCAATCAACTTCAACTACCACAACTAGCTCCGCCACCGCTGCTGTTTCTAACGGAAGCGGTAAGACTCATGAGTGCTCCATCTGCCACAAGTGTTTCCCAACGGGGCAGGCTTTGGGCGGACACAAGAGGTGTCACTACGATGGCGGTGCAGACAAGAGCGGTGTGACTTCCACTTCTGAAGGTGTTGGGTCAACCAACTCACACAGCCTCAACCAGAGCCATCGTGGCTTTGACCTTAACCTCCCAGCCTTGCCGGAGTTCGCTGCTGATTTCTTTGTCTCCGGTGGTGACGACGAAGTTATGAGCCCACTGCCGGCGAAAAAACCCCGTCTATTGTTGGCACCCAAAATCGAAATCGCCCAAACTCAATAG